One genomic region from Halobacteriovorax vibrionivorans encodes:
- the topA gene encoding type I DNA topoisomerase: MSQTDVVSEAATKAASKKASKKAAKKATSKKKTAKKKTAKKKTAKKTAKKKTAKKTAKKAKKKTSGSSLKDKDYKLVIVESPSKAKTIKKYLGRGFQVVASNGHIKDLPKSKLGVDIKDNFQIDLVPISGKQAKIERIQELAKYANEIFLAPDLDREGEAIAFHLSEEIGKRKKIRRVIFNAVTKKAVTEAVENPTELNVNMYDAQKTRRVLDRLVGYKISPILWDKVQRGISAGRVQSVALRIIVEREDEIKAFIPEQWFSIHGDMEKDGKLFEIKYYGETAKKKTELTDEEFTKKIVSDVKGKEFEVIDVKKRERKQNPTPPFTTSKLQQEAANKLGFTAKRTMMVAQRLYEGIATTDFGTVGLITYMRTDSVRTEPESLNALREYVKDQYGEKYLSPEPIEYKKKGSSKVQDAHEAIRPTSLEYTPNQLRGDLEPDEQKLYELIWNKFISSQMSQAIIDQTAVTYECEGHFFKANGSIIKFAGFRTVYMEAAAEKASRRGGNDDEDDTAKATGELPLIDVGEKMKAKNGPNEVEHWTSPPPRYNEASLVKTLEEKGIGRPSTYASIISNIQDRGYVEKVENRFMSTELGTVVCKMLIESFPDVMDVAFTANVEKLLDKIEEGEIKWKKVLKEFWQGFEKTLEKAKEEMKNLKKQEIPTGIHCKKCEDGEYLIKWGRNGQFLACRNYPDCTSTFDFKKHLDGTIEILPKDWFRDPCPECGKRLEVKKGKYGRFVRCEEYPKCETTLPYTIDVTCPKCKVGKFAEKKSRYGKIFYGCTNYPDCETALWNEPKVYDCPACGFGVMGVKETKRWGKQLQCPECKHSVDWDTTPFAKEDEESNNE; encoded by the coding sequence ATGTCACAAACAGACGTTGTGAGTGAAGCTGCAACAAAAGCTGCCTCTAAGAAGGCCTCGAAAAAAGCAGCAAAAAAAGCAACAAGCAAAAAGAAAACAGCTAAGAAAAAGACTGCAAAGAAGAAGACGGCCAAAAAAACTGCAAAGAAGAAAACGGCCAAAAAAACTGCTAAGAAAGCGAAAAAGAAAACTTCTGGATCATCTTTAAAGGACAAAGACTATAAACTGGTTATAGTGGAGTCACCATCTAAAGCTAAAACAATCAAAAAATATCTAGGACGAGGGTTTCAAGTCGTTGCGTCAAATGGACATATCAAAGACCTTCCTAAGTCAAAACTAGGTGTTGATATCAAGGATAACTTTCAAATTGATCTTGTTCCAATTAGTGGGAAACAAGCAAAGATTGAAAGAATCCAAGAACTTGCCAAATACGCTAATGAAATCTTTCTCGCACCCGACTTGGACCGTGAGGGAGAGGCCATTGCATTCCACCTTTCAGAAGAAATTGGAAAGCGAAAAAAGATAAGAAGAGTTATCTTCAATGCCGTAACTAAGAAAGCGGTAACTGAAGCGGTAGAAAACCCGACAGAGCTAAACGTCAATATGTACGATGCTCAAAAAACTCGTCGTGTTCTTGATCGTCTAGTGGGATATAAAATTTCTCCGATTCTTTGGGACAAGGTTCAGCGAGGGATTTCAGCTGGTCGAGTTCAATCTGTTGCTCTAAGAATTATTGTCGAAAGAGAAGATGAAATAAAAGCCTTTATTCCTGAGCAGTGGTTTTCAATCCACGGTGATATGGAAAAAGATGGAAAGCTTTTTGAAATTAAATACTATGGTGAGACAGCAAAGAAGAAGACTGAACTTACTGATGAAGAATTCACAAAGAAGATTGTATCAGATGTAAAAGGTAAGGAATTTGAAGTAATTGACGTTAAAAAACGTGAAAGAAAACAGAATCCAACTCCACCGTTTACAACTTCTAAGCTTCAACAGGAAGCGGCCAATAAATTAGGTTTTACGGCCAAGAGAACAATGATGGTTGCGCAAAGACTTTATGAAGGGATTGCAACAACGGACTTTGGAACTGTCGGTCTTATTACATATATGAGAACGGACTCTGTTAGAACTGAGCCTGAATCATTAAACGCCTTACGTGAATATGTTAAGGATCAATACGGTGAAAAGTATTTATCACCAGAGCCTATTGAATATAAGAAAAAGGGAAGTAGCAAGGTTCAAGATGCCCACGAGGCCATAAGACCTACTTCTTTAGAATATACTCCTAATCAACTTAGAGGAGATCTTGAGCCAGATGAGCAGAAGCTTTATGAGCTTATTTGGAATAAATTTATTTCATCTCAAATGAGTCAGGCCATCATCGATCAGACCGCTGTAACTTATGAATGTGAAGGTCACTTCTTTAAGGCCAATGGTTCAATTATTAAATTTGCTGGTTTTAGAACTGTTTATATGGAAGCAGCGGCTGAGAAGGCATCACGTCGCGGTGGAAATGACGATGAAGATGATACAGCAAAAGCAACAGGTGAACTTCCATTAATTGATGTTGGTGAGAAGATGAAGGCCAAGAATGGACCTAATGAAGTTGAACATTGGACTTCTCCACCTCCAAGATATAATGAAGCCTCACTTGTTAAGACACTAGAAGAAAAAGGTATTGGTCGTCCATCGACTTATGCTTCGATTATTTCAAATATTCAAGATCGTGGTTACGTGGAAAAGGTGGAAAACCGTTTCATGTCAACAGAGCTTGGAACAGTTGTATGTAAAATGCTTATTGAATCCTTCCCAGATGTTATGGACGTTGCTTTCACGGCAAACGTTGAAAAGCTTCTGGATAAGATTGAAGAAGGTGAGATTAAGTGGAAGAAGGTTCTAAAAGAATTCTGGCAAGGGTTTGAAAAGACTCTTGAAAAAGCCAAAGAAGAAATGAAGAACCTTAAAAAGCAAGAGATCCCAACTGGAATTCACTGCAAGAAATGTGAAGATGGTGAGTATCTTATTAAATGGGGACGTAATGGTCAGTTCTTAGCTTGTCGAAACTACCCAGATTGTACTTCAACTTTTGACTTTAAAAAGCACCTTGATGGAACTATTGAAATTCTTCCAAAAGATTGGTTCCGTGATCCATGCCCTGAGTGTGGAAAGCGCCTTGAAGTTAAAAAAGGTAAGTACGGCCGTTTTGTTAGATGTGAAGAATATCCAAAATGTGAAACAACACTTCCATATACTATTGATGTAACTTGTCCAAAGTGTAAGGTTGGAAAATTTGCAGAGAAGAAGTCTCGTTATGGGAAAATCTTCTATGGTTGTACGAATTATCCAGACTGTGAAACTGCATTATGGAATGAGCCAAAAGTTTATGACTGTCCAGCATGTGGATTTGGTGTCATGGGTGTGAAGGAAACAAAGCGTTGGGGGAAACAACTTCAATGTCCTGAATGTAAGCACTCAGTAGATTGGGATACGACTCCATTTGCTAAAGAAGACGAAGAATCTAACAACGAGTAA
- a CDS encoding DUF3943 domain-containing protein, translating into MKRLFIYLLPFLLLLGSNSLAQESYFYKDREHTKQEVFEDLSFVFGLSLIAYPLTQWDTVKNEGSLEVYRKNFGRIVFDRDEPFWNYMVHPYTGSQMFLYYRARSYSYSDSLALTFVSSTVFEFFIEVYTEPASVQDLYQTPVLGAVMGYGFEKLSMELLNNGGSVSKFFGHLINPMTLFSSIFEGRGIKASAMFAPSFDKKSIGYFIHASF; encoded by the coding sequence GTGAAAAGACTATTTATATACCTTCTCCCATTTCTACTACTTCTAGGAAGTAATTCTTTAGCACAAGAAAGTTACTTCTACAAAGATCGTGAACACACCAAACAAGAAGTTTTTGAAGACCTCAGTTTTGTTTTTGGACTTTCATTAATCGCCTACCCTTTAACACAATGGGATACTGTAAAAAATGAAGGTTCTTTAGAAGTTTATCGTAAGAACTTTGGTCGCATCGTCTTTGATCGAGATGAACCTTTTTGGAACTATATGGTTCACCCTTATACTGGTTCACAAATGTTCCTATACTACCGAGCAAGAAGCTATAGCTACTCCGACTCTCTGGCGTTAACTTTTGTCTCTAGTACCGTTTTTGAATTCTTCATTGAAGTGTATACAGAGCCAGCTTCTGTGCAGGATCTATATCAAACACCTGTACTTGGAGCCGTTATGGGATATGGTTTTGAAAAGCTTTCCATGGAACTGCTAAATAACGGTGGAAGTGTCTCAAAATTCTTTGGTCACTTAATTAATCCAATGACCCTTTTCTCTTCAATATTTGAAGGACGTGGAATAAAAGCTTCAGCAATGTTTGCTCCAAGCTTTGATAAGAAATCCATAGGATATTTTATACATGCAAGTTTTTAA
- a CDS encoding DUF368 domain-containing protein, producing the protein MINKDMALVFCKGFLMGIADLIPGVSGGTIAFITGIYDKLLSTIAAINKDLIKDALTLNFKSVSQRIDLRFLIPLAVGILGAMFSLARLMHYLINHHPVPTWGLFLGLISSSIIVIARDLKDRKNPMNLLMVLLGGMLGFFITQLVPVTTPTDHWFIFLCGLIGITAMILPGISGSFILLILGKYEYVTGALKNPFADGAFVIIGVFAIGCLTGLLSFSKVLNYFMNNFRERTMAFLVGILFGTLSKVWPWREVTQSVVIRGKTKILAERAFFPTTLGVEDFIAIGLILFGFFFVLFLERGASKP; encoded by the coding sequence ATGATAAATAAAGATATGGCCCTTGTTTTTTGCAAGGGCTTTCTTATGGGCATTGCCGACTTAATCCCAGGTGTTTCTGGGGGAACAATTGCATTTATTACGGGAATCTATGATAAGTTGCTTTCAACAATAGCAGCGATAAATAAAGACCTTATTAAAGATGCTCTTACTCTAAATTTTAAAAGTGTTTCCCAAAGAATTGATCTAAGGTTCTTGATTCCACTTGCAGTTGGTATTCTTGGAGCCATGTTCTCGCTTGCGAGACTAATGCACTATCTTATTAATCACCATCCAGTTCCAACTTGGGGCTTATTTCTAGGTCTTATTTCATCTTCGATAATTGTTATTGCTAGAGATCTAAAAGATCGAAAGAATCCAATGAATCTCTTAATGGTTTTATTGGGAGGCATGCTTGGCTTCTTTATTACTCAGCTTGTTCCTGTCACAACTCCTACAGATCATTGGTTTATCTTTCTTTGCGGACTTATTGGAATTACGGCCATGATCCTTCCTGGTATCTCTGGCTCTTTTATTCTGCTCATCTTAGGTAAGTATGAATACGTTACTGGTGCTTTGAAGAATCCTTTTGCTGATGGAGCTTTTGTTATTATTGGTGTTTTTGCCATTGGCTGTTTAACGGGGCTTCTAAGCTTCTCTAAAGTCCTAAATTACTTTATGAATAACTTTCGTGAACGTACCATGGCATTTTTAGTAGGAATACTTTTTGGAACTCTATCTAAAGTATGGCCTTGGCGAGAAGTTACTCAATCAGTTGTCATTCGTGGAAAAACTAAGATTTTGGCCGAACGTGCCTTCTTTCCAACAACTCTTGGTGTAGAGGACTTCATTGCAATTGGTCTCATTCTTTTTGGTTTCTTCTTTGTTCTCTTTTTAGAGCGCGGAGCTTCTAAGCCATAA
- the gshA gene encoding glutamate--cysteine ligase, giving the protein MVRSNIDTLQKYQKKYGSQSILSVNKGIEKEGLRVNLADAKLAKTDHDPKFGSKLLHKWITTDFAESLLEFITPVSHSSQETIKTLGNLQTYVLKQDDKEGIWPSSMPCILPDDKDIKLAYYGESNSGRLKTLYRSGLSLRYGRSMQSIAGVHYNFSMTDEFWKNWHELLGSKLPLQKFINKEYLNLCRNFRKYSNVLLYLFGNSVAVHESFLKGKKHNLKVIHEDEAFGKTYATEFGTCLRMGGLGYTGSSQDGIRICYNGLDSYCDSLENALKVSYKPFEEIGLRNESGELQQISTNILQIENEFYSIIRPKRIAPPGKSALASLRSEGIEYIEVRLLDINPFAENGISEEQANFLDAFLLTCLFSESQKCTREIYNEIEDNNQRIIKEGRKDNLTILNNGQEVSYRNYLEEFFSMMEETMNSIDDGHRKEDLIKSIDFHRSMLNPRNTLSQRVYDLACEKGFISSMRELSISHRRGLFESCNESIFQGKLEEEKSASVQRQVEFEKLDDVEFEDYVAAYVESSFSKKETV; this is encoded by the coding sequence ATGGTTAGAAGTAATATTGATACCTTACAGAAGTATCAAAAAAAATATGGAAGTCAGTCAATTCTAAGTGTTAATAAAGGAATTGAAAAAGAAGGTCTAAGAGTAAATCTTGCGGATGCAAAACTTGCAAAAACTGACCATGACCCTAAGTTTGGATCTAAATTACTTCATAAGTGGATTACGACAGACTTTGCAGAAAGTTTATTAGAATTCATCACACCTGTTTCCCATAGCTCACAAGAAACAATTAAAACTCTTGGAAATCTACAAACTTATGTTTTAAAACAAGATGATAAAGAAGGGATCTGGCCATCTTCGATGCCTTGTATCCTGCCTGATGATAAGGATATTAAACTTGCATATTATGGTGAGAGTAATTCGGGACGTTTAAAAACTCTTTATCGCTCTGGCCTTTCTTTACGTTATGGAAGATCGATGCAATCAATTGCAGGCGTTCATTATAACTTTTCAATGACTGATGAATTTTGGAAGAATTGGCATGAGCTTCTTGGAAGTAAGCTGCCTCTACAAAAGTTTATTAATAAAGAATACCTAAATTTGTGCCGTAACTTTAGAAAGTACTCCAATGTACTACTCTATTTATTTGGCAACTCTGTAGCAGTACATGAATCTTTTCTAAAGGGAAAGAAACACAATCTAAAAGTTATACATGAAGATGAAGCTTTCGGAAAAACATATGCTACTGAGTTTGGTACCTGCCTAAGAATGGGAGGGCTTGGTTATACAGGATCTTCGCAAGATGGAATTCGTATCTGCTACAATGGGCTTGATAGCTATTGTGATAGTTTAGAAAATGCACTGAAGGTAAGTTATAAACCATTTGAAGAAATTGGTTTAAGAAATGAGAGTGGAGAACTTCAACAAATTAGTACAAATATTCTCCAAATTGAAAATGAGTTTTATTCAATTATTCGTCCAAAGAGAATTGCTCCTCCTGGAAAAAGTGCCCTGGCCTCTTTAAGAAGTGAAGGAATTGAATATATTGAAGTTAGACTTTTGGATATCAATCCCTTTGCGGAAAATGGAATTTCTGAAGAGCAGGCAAACTTCTTAGATGCATTTCTTCTGACATGCCTATTCTCTGAATCGCAAAAGTGTACACGTGAAATCTATAATGAAATTGAAGACAATAATCAAAGAATTATAAAAGAAGGCCGTAAGGATAATCTGACGATTCTAAATAATGGACAAGAAGTTAGTTACCGTAACTATCTTGAAGAATTCTTTAGTATGATGGAAGAGACAATGAACTCCATTGATGATGGCCATCGTAAAGAAGATCTTATTAAATCCATTGATTTTCACCGTTCAATGTTAAATCCTAGAAATACACTATCTCAAAGAGTGTATGATCTTGCATGTGAGAAGGGATTTATTTCTTCAATGCGTGAGCTATCGATCTCACATCGTCGTGGACTCTTTGAAAGTTGTAATGAAAGTATCTTTCAAGGCAAGCTAGAGGAAGAAAAGAGTGCTTCTGTTCAAAGGCAAGTTGAGTTTGAAAAACTCGACGACGTAGAATTTGAAGATTACGTCGCCGCTTATGTTGAATCGAGTTTTTCTAAAAAAGAGACTGTATAA
- a CDS encoding LysM peptidoglycan-binding domain-containing protein, with protein sequence MKKRNLKFLFCIVAIILKVNLSYAQDDLQDLELLDDKDLLMLLEEEADQPQQTDVSDEVLEDELKSLKNNQKVNLPGEEVLTEENKKKINENNASGADSIDEIDILAEDVKSDVEVVEPSKANKINTSDKKVSLDKNLFNVGKEEKELLELAKFVEKKIPADEWNELATAAKVDKYVVQEGDWLWKISKNLFGSGFYYSKIWSMNPQITNPHEIEPGQILVFSTGSEESFPKVSFGSFDSQTPEDTKVAGVKVASSGAFSNYGEDIKSDWLVERRKLIDKGAFFQSLTESTYQDVLSMTEIELNTDYKKYAPPVTKVLIEEPTEEYDENGISSIERQEINVSQGFYLNTFLSTNHIQDLGYISDKKDEAVLIHNNGKAYVQFDKSVQVRPGDQFSIYQPQGKVSHEISDREGLRYSIVGQVKATRELEDNKWEVDTFQIVDVIERGARITVYTPKIAKIFQTYNSRRIEAAIIGAFKVQERGLALGDVIYLDRGRVDGVELGNIFEIYSFRDQGTGKKISSQPTYVKGEATIITVTDNFATAVISYSNDEMGLGNIALTKSEATAKMADQLRTSSREKALGEKENLALEELDVELNLDNLGEDLLKQVDEIRIEEDELEELERQEREKSIIKEQARDLKELEKLEQELIDAETKLNEQKIDEDTYLERQDLNLIEKGVKTKDPNALESMNEIEAKEGRKYMDEDLNSKENPYGLTPYDIEEIEELLNSDSN encoded by the coding sequence TTGAAAAAGAGAAATCTAAAATTTCTATTTTGTATCGTAGCTATCATATTGAAAGTGAATCTTTCATATGCTCAAGACGATCTTCAAGATCTCGAATTATTAGATGACAAAGATCTTCTAATGCTACTTGAAGAAGAGGCCGATCAACCTCAGCAAACAGATGTTTCAGATGAAGTCTTAGAAGATGAATTAAAGTCTTTGAAAAATAATCAAAAAGTTAATCTTCCAGGTGAGGAAGTCTTAACAGAAGAAAATAAAAAGAAAATTAATGAGAATAATGCATCAGGAGCTGATTCAATTGATGAAATTGATATTTTGGCCGAAGATGTAAAGTCAGATGTTGAGGTTGTAGAGCCTAGTAAGGCCAATAAGATAAATACCTCTGATAAAAAAGTCTCTCTAGATAAGAACTTATTTAATGTTGGTAAAGAAGAAAAAGAACTTCTTGAGCTAGCTAAATTTGTTGAGAAGAAAATTCCAGCAGATGAGTGGAATGAGTTAGCGACGGCCGCAAAAGTAGATAAGTATGTTGTCCAAGAAGGTGATTGGCTTTGGAAAATTTCAAAGAACCTTTTTGGATCAGGATTCTATTATTCTAAAATTTGGTCAATGAACCCACAGATTACAAACCCTCATGAAATTGAACCAGGACAAATCCTTGTTTTCTCAACAGGTAGTGAAGAATCATTTCCAAAAGTTTCTTTTGGTAGTTTTGATTCTCAAACACCTGAGGATACTAAGGTTGCAGGTGTAAAGGTTGCAAGCTCTGGGGCCTTTTCAAATTATGGTGAGGATATAAAGTCTGACTGGTTAGTTGAGAGAAGAAAGTTAATCGATAAGGGTGCATTCTTTCAGTCATTAACTGAGTCGACATATCAAGATGTTCTTTCGATGACTGAGATTGAGCTTAATACTGATTATAAAAAGTATGCTCCTCCTGTTACAAAAGTTCTTATAGAAGAGCCAACTGAGGAATATGATGAGAATGGAATCTCATCTATTGAAAGGCAAGAAATTAATGTCTCGCAAGGGTTCTATTTAAATACTTTTCTTTCAACAAATCATATTCAAGATCTAGGTTATATATCAGATAAGAAAGATGAAGCTGTCTTAATTCATAATAATGGTAAAGCTTATGTACAATTTGATAAGTCAGTCCAAGTAAGACCTGGAGATCAATTTTCGATTTATCAACCACAAGGGAAAGTTTCTCATGAAATCTCTGATCGAGAAGGGCTTCGTTATTCTATTGTTGGACAAGTGAAGGCTACAAGAGAACTTGAAGATAATAAGTGGGAAGTTGATACTTTCCAAATTGTGGATGTTATTGAACGTGGAGCACGAATCACTGTTTATACGCCAAAAATTGCAAAAATCTTTCAAACATATAATTCACGTCGTATTGAAGCAGCAATTATTGGAGCATTTAAGGTTCAAGAAAGAGGCTTAGCTCTAGGAGATGTCATTTATCTCGATCGTGGTCGTGTTGATGGTGTGGAGCTAGGAAATATCTTTGAGATATATTCTTTTAGAGATCAGGGAACAGGAAAGAAAATTAGTTCTCAACCAACTTATGTAAAAGGTGAGGCAACAATTATTACTGTAACGGATAATTTTGCAACTGCAGTCATTTCATATTCAAATGATGAAATGGGACTTGGTAATATTGCCCTGACTAAATCTGAAGCAACTGCAAAAATGGCAGATCAGCTTAGAACTAGTTCACGTGAAAAGGCCTTAGGTGAAAAAGAGAACCTTGCTCTTGAGGAGCTTGATGTTGAATTAAATTTAGATAATCTTGGTGAAGACTTATTAAAACAAGTTGATGAAATTCGTATTGAAGAAGATGAGCTTGAAGAACTAGAGCGCCAAGAAAGAGAGAAATCAATTATTAAAGAACAGGCGCGTGATCTAAAGGAATTAGAAAAGCTTGAACAAGAATTAATTGATGCAGAGACTAAATTGAATGAACAAAAGATTGATGAAGATACTTACCTAGAGCGTCAAGATCTTAACTTAATTGAAAAAGGTGTTAAGACAAAAGATCCTAATGCACTCGAATCAATGAATGAGATCGAAGCTAAAGAGGGACGCAAGTATATGGATGAAGATCTGAACAGTAAGGAAAATCCTTATGGATTGACTCCATACGACATCGAAGAAATTGAAGAACTATTGAATAGTGATTCAAATTAA
- a CDS encoding aspartyl/asparaginyl beta-hydroxylase domain-containing protein: protein MFTKKKAAKPIMDLADFPELKQVQDNWETIRKEAVALRENGYFDKVKDPTSDGHYDIGFRTFYKYGWSKFYLTWYGTTLNSAKNLCPQTVELVSKVPGVNGAMFSILPVGSKLTKHLDPVATSLRYHLGLKTPNDDKCYINIDGTDYSWRDGEALLFDETYLHFAFNNSEDERIILMLEVDRPTHIFGKIINFVFKQIMRITLVPNIPGDQRGLVNRIFGAVTPALLKVRTLKQTNIVLYKVIKHTVNLTLVALAFGLVYLILNFIQSLF, encoded by the coding sequence ATGTTTACTAAAAAGAAAGCAGCTAAGCCTATTATGGACCTTGCTGACTTTCCTGAATTAAAACAAGTTCAAGATAATTGGGAGACAATTCGCAAAGAAGCAGTTGCCCTTCGTGAAAATGGCTATTTTGATAAGGTAAAAGATCCTACATCAGATGGACATTACGATATTGGATTTCGTACTTTTTACAAGTATGGATGGTCAAAATTTTATCTCACTTGGTATGGAACAACACTTAACTCAGCAAAGAACCTATGTCCTCAAACAGTTGAACTTGTTTCTAAAGTGCCAGGAGTTAATGGTGCAATGTTTTCAATCCTACCAGTAGGTTCAAAGCTAACCAAACACCTCGATCCCGTTGCAACATCACTGCGCTATCACCTTGGACTCAAGACTCCAAATGATGATAAGTGCTATATCAATATTGATGGTACAGATTATTCATGGAGAGACGGAGAGGCCCTGTTATTTGATGAAACTTATCTTCACTTTGCTTTTAATAACTCTGAAGATGAAAGAATCATTCTTATGCTTGAAGTCGATCGTCCAACTCACATATTTGGAAAGATTATAAACTTTGTCTTTAAACAGATTATGAGAATTACACTTGTGCCAAATATCCCAGGTGACCAAAGAGGATTAGTTAATCGTATCTTTGGTGCTGTCACGCCAGCTCTTTTAAAAGTAAGAACATTAAAACAAACAAATATCGTCTTATATAAAGTGATAAAACATACAGTAAACTTAACACTTGTGGCCTTGGCCTTTGGACTCGTTTACTTAATTCTTAATTTTATACAGTCTCTTTTTTAG
- a CDS encoding DUF4911 domain-containing protein: MSEIFKTIVRVPKKESAYFYFQLEANEGLCFYSTIEGDKHEGHRDIIVQAHPSLKEEVVQLLNKLGKEIELEFID; encoded by the coding sequence ATGAGTGAAATATTTAAAACAATAGTAAGAGTTCCAAAGAAAGAATCAGCCTATTTTTATTTTCAACTAGAGGCCAACGAAGGACTATGTTTTTACTCAACTATTGAAGGCGATAAACACGAAGGTCACCGTGATATTATTGTTCAAGCACACCCTAGCCTTAAAGAAGAAGTTGTCCAACTACTTAATAAACTTGGAAAAGAAATCGAGCTCGAGTTTATTGACTAA
- a CDS encoding tetratricopeptide repeat protein — protein MKDFRMRLPLVSIFILSLSTTSCSWMGKRKTLFEEEGTADTQQAKSQMVPKAQYDQLLEKYDKLLKETKAPSLAEQYKSSSKPSASQEEVQLEMIDDLEKARRNELAETVDVFANEVAAKKQNQQNDDLQLQKELNLLKQAEGLLAQNRLDQALTILKDLESSKHGQIKVRAKFYLAEMLFSQNEFDLAMQLYEEILRQHAFSGLVIKSLGRLIACTDKLKLKKKNEKYHSILHDFFGEA, from the coding sequence GTGAAAGATTTCAGGATGAGATTGCCACTAGTTTCTATTTTTATTTTATCTCTTTCAACTACATCTTGTTCATGGATGGGAAAGAGAAAAACATTGTTTGAGGAAGAGGGGACAGCTGATACTCAACAAGCAAAGAGTCAGATGGTGCCAAAGGCTCAGTATGATCAACTTCTTGAAAAGTATGACAAGCTATTAAAAGAAACTAAAGCTCCAAGTTTGGCCGAGCAATACAAATCGAGTTCTAAACCATCAGCTTCGCAAGAAGAGGTGCAACTTGAGATGATTGATGATCTTGAAAAAGCACGTCGAAACGAGTTAGCAGAAACGGTTGATGTTTTTGCAAATGAAGTTGCAGCAAAGAAGCAAAACCAACAAAATGATGATCTTCAATTACAAAAAGAATTAAATTTATTAAAGCAAGCCGAAGGTCTTTTGGCCCAGAATCGATTAGATCAAGCACTTACTATCCTAAAGGATTTAGAAAGTTCAAAACATGGCCAAATAAAAGTAAGAGCAAAATTTTATTTAGCAGAGATGCTTTTTTCTCAAAATGAATTCGATTTAGCAATGCAGCTATATGAAGAGATTTTAAGGCAACATGCTTTTTCTGGTCTTGTTATTAAAAGTTTAGGTCGCTTAATTGCATGTACTGATAAATTAAAGTTAAAAAAGAAGAATGAAAAATATCATTCAATTCTTCATGACTTCTTTGGCGAAGCATAA
- a CDS encoding FMN-binding protein, whose amino-acid sequence MIKSKFPTRDVRKFYSFYQRVCNQKSSFDFVFSDIVRTKRQLVHIHIEDKKLESLKVVKFEEPSEYRVKDSWLKKFKSTLPDSIDIVSGATLSSKSTKFLVWLSLYLQGDILK is encoded by the coding sequence ATGATTAAGTCAAAGTTTCCCACTAGAGATGTGAGGAAATTCTATTCATTTTATCAAAGAGTATGCAATCAGAAGAGTTCTTTTGATTTCGTATTCTCAGATATTGTGAGAACAAAGAGACAGCTTGTTCATATTCATATTGAAGATAAGAAGCTAGAGAGTTTAAAGGTTGTTAAATTTGAAGAGCCTTCAGAGTATCGAGTAAAAGACAGCTGGCTTAAGAAATTTAAGTCAACTCTTCCGGACAGTATTGATATTGTATCGGGAGCAACTCTCTCGTCTAAGAGTACAAAATTTCTAGTGTGGTTATCACTATACTTACAAGGTGATATACTTAAGTAA
- a CDS encoding DUF501 domain-containing protein, producing MKLDATKEDIEKIESFLKRQARGVLEISARTKEGAPASLKVSPVVDKVPFPTIYWLVDPIVYKKISHLEGQGFTKELQNKINNSEELQEKVKSIHEFYRDERIELFKELNLELPENMMPMITENGIGGLRDFHHLRCLHMFYAYHLVRPHIIGDMIDEKLRSFAI from the coding sequence ATGAAACTTGATGCGACTAAAGAAGACATCGAAAAAATTGAAAGCTTTTTAAAACGACAAGCCCGTGGAGTGCTTGAAATATCAGCTCGAACCAAAGAAGGTGCTCCAGCATCTCTAAAAGTTTCCCCTGTCGTAGACAAAGTCCCATTTCCAACAATTTATTGGCTTGTTGACCCTATTGTTTACAAGAAGATAAGTCATCTAGAGGGACAAGGATTTACAAAAGAGCTACAAAATAAAATCAATAATAGTGAAGAGCTACAAGAGAAAGTGAAGTCTATTCATGAGTTTTATCGAGATGAAAGAATTGAATTATTCAAAGAATTAAATCTTGAACTACCAGAAAATATGATGCCAATGATTACTGAAAATGGGATCGGTGGACTTAGAGACTTTCATCATTTGAGATGCCTCCATATGTTCTATGCATATCACTTAGTAAGGCCACATATTATTGGCGATATGATTGATGAAAAGCTACGCTCTTTTGCGATTTGA